A part of Cannabis sativa cultivar Pink pepper isolate KNU-18-1 chromosome 6, ASM2916894v1, whole genome shotgun sequence genomic DNA contains:
- the LOC115695771 gene encoding uncharacterized protein LOC115695771: MMNQDLVRLDRFDGTNFTRWQDKVRFLLTRLKIAYILESTLGPYPHLPTRIPMRSRHKGIREKMTIFYVEDISSTHSRIGFMTYTPTLRMPKKFEITLKRNSRPRRKVRVKLGWWSSELGFGKDCTYRGSATWRVSILSHFEFYFSIAL, encoded by the exons ATGATGAACCAAGACTTGGTGAGATTGGACCGCTTTGATGGCACCAATTTCACTAGGTGGCAAGACAAGGTGAGGTTCCTCCTAACTAGACTCAAGATTGCCTATATTCTTGAGTCCACCTTGGGCCCTTACCCGCACCTACCGACAAGGATACCGATGAGGTCAAGGCACAAAGGAATAAGAGAGAAGATGACAATCTTCTATGTAGAGGACATATCCTCAACTCACTCTCGGATAGGCTTTATGACCTATACACCGACACTAAGGATGCCAAAGAAATTTGAGATCACCTTGAAAAGAAATTCAAGGCCGAGGAGGAAG GTAAGGGTTAAGCTTGGCTGGTGGAGTAGTGAGTTAGGGTTCGGCAAGGATTGTACATATCgtggcagtgcaacctggagggtttcgatcTTATCAcattttgagttttattttagtattgccctgtaa